In Ignavibacteriota bacterium, the genomic window ACACCCTGCGCGCCGCGATCGCCGCCATGCCCGACACACTTCCCGCGGGACGACACGCGCAGCTCGAGCGCGTCGACGCGATCTACGACACGGCGCTTGTCATTTGCGAGGGAGCGCCGCGCGAGGCCCTGCTGGCCTGCGCCATCGCCACGTTGCCGTACCGCAGTTTCCCCGCCGTGCTGCCGCTCGCGGGACTCGTCGTGCGTGTGCCCGTCTCGACGGAGAGTGTCGCGGAATTCGAGGCGCGGCGCGCGCGACTGCCCGTGTTGCTGCTCGCGGACGCGGGCGGCGCCGGTGCGGACAAGCTGCCGCACTTTTTCGGCTCAGCGTATCTGCGCCTCGTGCTCGGCTCTGCTGAACTCGCGGCGCTGGCCGGCGTGTGTGTCGAATGGGGTGAAGCGCTGTTCAAACTCGAGGGCTTCGAAGACGAAATGGATCTGCGCGCGAACGCGCTCGGCGTCTGTTTTGCGGAACACCTGCGTCTCCATCCTGCCGCGCGTCCCTCCGACGTCTTGTTTTCGGGGTCCGCCTGCCGGTAAATTAGTTGTATGAACGATCGCATCCTGGTTGTAGACGACGAACGCGGCATCCGCGAGATGCTCCGCATGACGCTCGAGTACGAGGGTTTCACCGTGCACGAGGCCGACACGGGCGCGGGCGCCCTCGAGGCGCTTGGCGGCGCGCAGTTCGATGCCGTGCTTCTCGACGTGAAAATGCCCGGCCTCGACGGAATGGAGACACTGGCGAAGATACGCGAGCGCGACGACGCCGTGCCGGTGATCATACTCACGGGGCACGGATCAATCGAGACGGCCGTCGAGGCGACGCGGCGCGGCGCCTTCGACTTCCTCTCCAAGCCGCCCGACCGCGAGAAAATCCTCATCACGCTTCGCAACGCGCTGACGCAGACGCAACTCCTGCGTGAGAACCAGCGCATGCGTCGCGAGATCGAGGGCACCGACGACATCATCGGGACGTCGAAAGCGATCACCGACCTGATGTCCACCGTCGAGCGTGTCGCGCCCGCCGAGGCCTTCGTGTTGATCACAGGTGAGAACGGCAGTGGCAAGGAACTGATCGCGCGCGCGGTGCACCGCCGCAGCGCCCGCGCGGGCAAACCGCTTGTCGAGGTGAACTGCGCCGCGATCCCGTCGGAACTCATCGAGTCCGAACTGTTCGGTCACGAAAAGGGATCGTTCACGGGAGCCACGAATCAGCGCATCGGAAAATTCGAGCAGGCGCACACGGGCACAATACTGCTAGACGAGATTGGCGACATGAGTCTCGCGGCGCAGGCGAAAGTGCTGCGTGTGCTGGAGGAGGGCACCTTCGAGCGGGTCGGCGGCAACCGGCTTATCACCGTCGATGTGCGTGTGATCGCCGCGACAAACAAAGTGTTGCAGACCGAGATCAAGGAGGGGCGCTTCCGCGAGGATCTGTTCCACCGGCTCAATGTGATTCCGCTGCACGTGCCGCCTCTGCGCGAGAGGCGCGAGGATATCCCGCTGCTCATCGCCCACTTTCTGCAGGACGCCGCAAAGCGCAACAAACTGCCCGTGCGGCCTGTCGACCGCGAGGCGGTGTCGGCATTGCGCGAGATGCACTGGCCCGGCAATGTGCGCGAATTACGCAACGCGGTCGAACGGCTGGCGATACTCGTGGCCGGACCCATCACGCTGGCCGATGTGCAGCGCTTCGTCGAGGGCAGCTCCGACGCCATCGACGCGCTGTTCAGCGCCGAAATGACGTTTCAGGAATTCAAGGACAAGGCCGAGGCGCTGTTCCTCGGCGCGCAGCTCGAACGGTTTCAGTGGAACGTGAGCCGCACCGCCGACGAACTCGACATACAGCGCAGCCACCTGTACACGAAGATCAAGAAGTACGGACTCATGCGCGACGTGCCGGAGGACTGAGCATGTCCGCCGCGCGCGGCCGCGTGTCAGGGCCGCTTCAACGAATCGCCGCGACGTTCGAGTCGCCCGATGATCTCGTCGTACAGGCGCGCCCGCTCCTCGGGGTGTTTCGCGTACCATTCCGCCGCGTGCCGCACCGACGCGGTGTCGATGCCGTGCGCCCGGTAGATCGAGTCGATCGTGCGCACGCGCGCGACGCTGTCGCTGTGAAGGAGCTGCGCCGCGACGAGCGCGTCGGCCTGCGCGGCCGCCAGGCGTTCGCGGGGAACAGGAGGCGCGGAGTCGCCGCCGCAGGCGGACAGCGCGAAGGAGAGCACGGTGAGTGAGACGCCGCAGAGCCACGAGACGGGCGTGTTTCCGCGGGGCGAACGGTATCTTC contains:
- a CDS encoding sigma-54-dependent Fis family transcriptional regulator, which gives rise to MNDRILVVDDERGIREMLRMTLEYEGFTVHEADTGAGALEALGGAQFDAVLLDVKMPGLDGMETLAKIRERDDAVPVIILTGHGSIETAVEATRRGAFDFLSKPPDREKILITLRNALTQTQLLRENQRMRREIEGTDDIIGTSKAITDLMSTVERVAPAEAFVLITGENGSGKELIARAVHRRSARAGKPLVEVNCAAIPSELIESELFGHEKGSFTGATNQRIGKFEQAHTGTILLDEIGDMSLAAQAKVLRVLEEGTFERVGGNRLITVDVRVIAATNKVLQTEIKEGRFREDLFHRLNVIPLHVPPLRERREDIPLLIAHFLQDAAKRNKLPVRPVDREAVSALREMHWPGNVRELRNAVERLAILVAGPITLADVQRFVEGSSDAIDALFSAEMTFQEFKDKAEALFLGAQLERFQWNVSRTADELDIQRSHLYTKIKKYGLMRDVPED
- a CDS encoding DUF4296 domain-containing protein, translated to MLSFALSACGGDSAPPVPRERLAAAQADALVAAQLLHSDSVARVRTIDSIYRAHGIDTASVRHAAEWYAKHPEERARLYDEIIGRLERRGDSLKRP